TCGCCGGGAACCCCGGCATACAGGGCCTTTTGCAACTCCCCGTAAGACACCACCTCGAAGCCCAACCCATGCCCATTCATTCTGCGAACGATGTGCAAATTGGAGTTGGCTTTCATGGCGAAAAAGATTCTGGCCCCATCGAAAGCTTGCATGGCCCGCTGGATCTGGCGGTCCAGCACTCGGGCATCGTAAACGTAAAGGGGGGTGCCGTAGGTTTCTGCGGCCTGAATCAGTTGGTCTCGGGAAAGCATGCGAGTATTGTACTGAATCCATTCTGGGTTTCTTGCTTCCGTGTCCATCTTGCCGACCAGAGTTGATACGATAACCTCATGAATGAACTGTCTTTTGTCGCCACCGCCTGCTTTGTTGGAGAACTGGAAGACTCCGACACTTTTGTGATTGCTTTTGCAGACAATGCAGAAAATCCCCAGCACACGTTTGAACTCCAGAGGCCTCTGGAAGGCAAAGGGTATTCCACCGTTCTAACCTCTGGTGCGGTTTTTGAAGGTGGCATCGAAGGGTTTGACCTCCAGAACAATGTGTTGACCTTGAATTACGCTGCTAACGCACAGCAGGTTTTGCAGGTTTCCAGAATTCAGGTCACACTGGACCTTGATCCGATGGTGGTGGATCGGGTGAGGGCAGAGATTGCGGGAATGGTTTAGAGGAGAAGCCGAGGGCTGAGGGCCGAGAGCCGAGGGCAAAAAGCAGCAGAAGGCAGCAGAAAGCAGAAGGCAAAAAAGGCTTTGGCTAAAGCGATGCAGGGCGCAGCACGCTGCGCCCCTACAATTTCCCTTGACCATTTCTGACACGTATACCCCGATGCTCTCGGCCCTCGGCCCTCGGCAAATGGGCGAGGCTTGCCAAGCCCTCAAAAAGCCTTCTGCCTTCTGCTTTCCGCCTTCTGCCAACCCAATTGTCCAGGGGTGACGCACGTCGCGAAGGGGTTAAGGTAAGACATGAACCCCGAGCAACTGAAACTCGCAGTCCAGCACTTCTCTGAGCTCCCTGATCCCCGGACAAACCGAGGGCTCAATCAACCCCTCATCAACGTGATCGTCATTGCCCTGTGTGCTGTG
This genomic window from Deinococcus misasensis DSM 22328 contains:
- a CDS encoding Imm10 family immunity protein is translated as MNELSFVATACFVGELEDSDTFVIAFADNAENPQHTFELQRPLEGKGYSTVLTSGAVFEGGIEGFDLQNNVLTLNYAANAQQVLQVSRIQVTLDLDPMVVDRVRAEIAGMV